The proteins below come from a single Rosa rugosa chromosome 2, drRosRugo1.1, whole genome shotgun sequence genomic window:
- the LOC133729382 gene encoding probable leucine-rich repeat receptor-like serine/threonine-protein kinase At3g14840 isoform X3 — protein MTQPTQAGLPQNLLTDLYSTTLSLATAPSLMAHAMSSTCRCIRSLFDVFLKGQDLAGVLPRSIAKLPYLTQIDFTRNFLSGNIPSEWGSTKLEYMSFNVNNLSGPIPAFLGNITTLKYLNLETNMFSGTVPPELGKLINLQNLIISANNLTGVLPVNLTRLSKLAELRISSNNFIGAIPDYFQSWNQLKQLEIQASGLDGPIPSSISVLSNLTELRISDLNEGGSVFPDLSNVTSLKRLMLRSCNLSGRIPDYLSTMTVLITLDLSFNKLEGTIPDLEDLTKEKLQYLYFTSNLLSGSIRNWIENSDNRHQIDVSYNNFSKISEPSTCSEHLNVFKSSAVPNNTLSGACLDKFSCTEVKYSLHKNCGGNATTIGDIKFEDDTALLGGAYFVLTKPDWGVSSTGLFWDTDPTSKDYIANNVSTLGMENSQLYTNARLTPLSLTYYANCLGDGNFTVKLHFAEIIIRGNRSFHSVGRRIFYVYIQEKLVWKDFDIVKEAPGVDKVVIKVTPAVQVTNKTLEIRFHWSGKGTTATPRRGVYGPLISAISIEPEFKPPKTHDSKRKMYIVVGVSVGAAVLCLFFFIFGILWWKGCLVDSQTSREEALRGLDLQTGFFTLRQIKAATNNFDPVNKIGEGGFGPVYKGTLLDGTIIAVKQLSSKSKQGNREFVNEIGMISCLQHPNLVRMYGCCIEANQLLLVYEYMENNSLARALYGPEDDTLNLDWPTRQKICLGIAKGLAYLHEESAVKVVHRDIKTTNVLLDQDLNAKISDFGLAKLDEEENTHISTRIAGTIGYMAPEYALWGCLTYKADVYSFGVVALETVAGKNNMKYRPNENIQCLMDWVLVLQQRGNLLELVDPRLGSDFNKKEAIRMIKVALLCANPTAGLRPIMSEVVRVLEGRTAVDEVVLDPSIHGDEMTRLRAFEEQFDHSTAQGSSPSGSHSLIRSSDAPWTGSSATTTSSDLYKCSL, from the exons ATGACACAACCCACACAAGCTGGACTACCCCAAAATCTGTTGACAGACCTCTATTCAACAACACTCTCACTTGCAACTGCTCCTTCCCTGATGGCTCATGCCATGTCATCTACATGTAGGTGCATTCGAAGCCTGTTTGATGT TTTTCTTAAGGGGCAAGATCTTGCTGGTGTTCTTCCACGATCTATTGCAAAGTTACCCTACCTTACACAAAT CGATTTCACGAGGAACTTTCTTAGTGGTAATATACCGAGTGAATGGGGTTCTACAAAGTTGGAATATAT GTCCTTTAATGTGAACAACTTATCTGGACCAATCCCTGCCTTCTTGGGAAACATCACCACTCTAAAATACTT GAACCTGGAGACTAACATGTTTTCTGGAACTGTTCCTCCTGAGCTTGGGAAGTTGATTAACTTGCAGAATCT CATTATTAGTGCAAACAATCTCACAGGAGTGTTGCCAGTGAATCTCACTAGACTGAGCAAATTAGCAGAACT GAGAATTAGCAGTAACAACTTCATTGGAGCAATTCCGGATTATTTCCAGAGTTGGAATCAACTTAAGCAATT AGAGATCCAAGCTAGTGGTTTAGATGGCCCCATTCCATCTAGCATTTCTGTCTTGAGTAATTTAACAGAACT AAGGATCAGTGACTTAAATGAAGGGGGTTCAGTGTTTCCTGACTTAAGTAATGTGACAAGCTTGAAAAGATT AATGCTGAGGAGCTGTAATTTATCTGGACGTATTCCTGATTATTTATCAACAATGACAGTACTGATTACCTT AGATCTCAGCTTCAACAAATTGGAAGGAACTATTCCTGATCTTGAAGATCTTACTAAGGAAAAATTGCAATACTT GTATTTTACAAGCAACTTGCTCAGTGGCTCTATTCGAAATTGGATTGAGAACAGCGATAACCGCCA CCAAATAGATGTTTCTTACAATAATTTTTCGAAGATCTCTGAGCCATCTACGTGTAGCGAACACCT GAATGTCTTCAAAAGCTCTGCTGTACCAAACAACAC ATTATCCGGAGCGTGCCTGGACAAATTTTCATGTACAGAAG TTAAGTACTCATTGCATAAAAACTGTGGTGGGAACGCAACCACCATTGGAGACATCAAATTCGAAGATGATACAGCTCTTCTAGGTGGAGCGTACTTTGTTCTGACGAAACCTGACTGGGGAGTCAGTAGCACTGGACTTTTTTGGGATACTGACCCCACCTCTAAAGACTACATTGCAAATAATGTATCAACACTTGGAATGGAAAACTCTCAGTTGTACACAAATGCACGCCTCACTCCTCTTTCTCTCACATATTATGCAAACTGCTTAGGAGATGGAAACTTTACTGTGAAACTTCACTTTGCGGAGATAATAATCCGAGGCAATAGATCTTTTCATAGTGTTGGAAGACGGATTTTTTATGTCTATATTCAG GAGAAACTTGTATGGAAGGATTTTGACATCGTAAAGGAAGCACCAGGGGTTGATAAGGTAGTCATTAAGGTAACACCTGCAGTTCAAGTTACAAACAAAACTCTAGAGATTCGGTTTCATTGGTCTGGGAAAGGCACAACAGCAACCCCTAGACGAGGAGTCTACGGTCCCCTTATATCAGCCATTTCTATAGAGCCTG AGTTCAAGCCTCCTAAAACTCATGATAGCAAAAGAAAGATGTACATTGTGGTTGGAGTTTCAGTAGGAGCTGCGGTTTTgtgcctcttcttcttcatttttggcATTCTTTGGTGGAAAGGCTGTCTGGTGGATAGCCAGACATCAAGGGAAGAAG CTCTGAGAGGACTAGATCTGCAGACTGGCTTTTTCACCTTGAGGCAAATTAAAGCTgccactaataactttgatCCTGTAAACAAAATTGGAGAAGGTGGTTTTGGTCCCGTATACAAG GGTACACTATTGGATGGTACTATAATTGCAGTTAAGCAACTATCTTCAAAATCGAAGCAGGGAAATCGTGAATTTGTGAATGAAATAGGCATGATCTCTTGTTTGCAGCATCCAAATCTGGTTAGAATGTATGGATGTTGTATTGAAGCAAACCAGTTATTGTTGGTGTATGAATACATGGAGAACAATAGCCTTGCTCGCGCTTTGTACG GTCCAGAGGATGATACTTTAAACTTGGACTGGCCTACAAGGCAGAAAATATGCCTAGGGATAGCGAAAGGTCTGGCTTATTTGCATGAGGAATCGGCAGTGAAGGTTGTACATAGAGACATCAAAACTACGAATGTGTTACTGGACCAAGACCTCAATGCTAAGATCTCGGACTTTGGTTTGGCCAAGCTTGACGAAGAGGAGAACACTCACATTAGCACCAGGATTGCTGGAACTAT AGGATACATGGcaccggaatatgctctatggGGTTGTTTGACCTATAAAGCAGATGTCTACAGTTTTGGAGTTGTTGCATTAGAAACTGTTGCAGGAAAGAACAACATGAAATATCGACCCAATGAGAACATTCAATGTCTTATGGATTGG GTTCTTGTTTTGCAACAAAGAGGGAACTTACTGGAGCTGGTGGATCCGAGGTTGGGGTCCGATTTCAATAAGAAAGAGGCGATTAGAATGATCAAAGTAGCTCTACTGTGCGCCAATCCAACAGCTGGACTTAGGCCTATCATGTCTGAAGTAGTGAGAGTGCTTGAAGGGCGGACTGCAGTGGATGAAGTGGTTCTGGATCCAAGTATCCATGGTGATGAAATGACGAGGTTAAGAGCCTTTGAAGAGCAGTTTGATCACAGTACTGCACAAGGGAGCTCCCCAAGTGGAAGTCACAGCCTCATTCGTTCATCAGATGCACCATGGACGGGTTCTTCTGCTACTACTACGTCTTCAGATCTCTATAAATGTAGTCTTTAG
- the LOC133729382 gene encoding probable leucine-rich repeat receptor-like serine/threonine-protein kinase At3g14840 isoform X1, with product MKMAIRLGVRVWKTIMVLNLVVILVHCSFGLVEIEALSTRLPDTEVQALREIATQMGKKDWNFSADPCLNDTTHTSWTTPKSVDRPLFNNTLTCNCSFPDGSCHVIYIFLKGQDLAGVLPRSIAKLPYLTQIDFTRNFLSGNIPSEWGSTKLEYMSFNVNNLSGPIPAFLGNITTLKYLNLETNMFSGTVPPELGKLINLQNLIISANNLTGVLPVNLTRLSKLAELRISSNNFIGAIPDYFQSWNQLKQLEIQASGLDGPIPSSISVLSNLTELRISDLNEGGSVFPDLSNVTSLKRLMLRSCNLSGRIPDYLSTMTVLITLDLSFNKLEGTIPDLEDLTKEKLQYLYFTSNLLSGSIRNWIENSDNRHQIDVSYNNFSKISEPSTCSEHLNVFKSSAVPNNTLSGACLDKFSCTEVKYSLHKNCGGNATTIGDIKFEDDTALLGGAYFVLTKPDWGVSSTGLFWDTDPTSKDYIANNVSTLGMENSQLYTNARLTPLSLTYYANCLGDGNFTVKLHFAEIIIRGNRSFHSVGRRIFYVYIQEKLVWKDFDIVKEAPGVDKVVIKVTPAVQVTNKTLEIRFHWSGKGTTATPRRGVYGPLISAISIEPEFKPPKTHDSKRKMYIVVGVSVGAAVLCLFFFIFGILWWKGCLVDSQTSREEALRGLDLQTGFFTLRQIKAATNNFDPVNKIGEGGFGPVYKGTLLDGTIIAVKQLSSKSKQGNREFVNEIGMISCLQHPNLVRMYGCCIEANQLLLVYEYMENNSLARALYGPEDDTLNLDWPTRQKICLGIAKGLAYLHEESAVKVVHRDIKTTNVLLDQDLNAKISDFGLAKLDEEENTHISTRIAGTIGYMAPEYALWGCLTYKADVYSFGVVALETVAGKNNMKYRPNENIQCLMDWVLVLQQRGNLLELVDPRLGSDFNKKEAIRMIKVALLCANPTAGLRPIMSEVVRVLEGRTAVDEVVLDPSIHGDEMTRLRAFEEQFDHSTAQGSSPSGSHSLIRSSDAPWTGSSATTTSSDLYKCSL from the exons TGCAAGCCCTACGAGAAATTGCTACACAAATGGGAAAAAAAGACTGGAACTTCAGCGCAGACCCGTGCCTCAATGACACAACCCACACAAGCTGGACTACCCCAAAATCTGTTGACAGACCTCTATTCAACAACACTCTCACTTGCAACTGCTCCTTCCCTGATGGCTCATGCCATGTCATCTACAT TTTTCTTAAGGGGCAAGATCTTGCTGGTGTTCTTCCACGATCTATTGCAAAGTTACCCTACCTTACACAAAT CGATTTCACGAGGAACTTTCTTAGTGGTAATATACCGAGTGAATGGGGTTCTACAAAGTTGGAATATAT GTCCTTTAATGTGAACAACTTATCTGGACCAATCCCTGCCTTCTTGGGAAACATCACCACTCTAAAATACTT GAACCTGGAGACTAACATGTTTTCTGGAACTGTTCCTCCTGAGCTTGGGAAGTTGATTAACTTGCAGAATCT CATTATTAGTGCAAACAATCTCACAGGAGTGTTGCCAGTGAATCTCACTAGACTGAGCAAATTAGCAGAACT GAGAATTAGCAGTAACAACTTCATTGGAGCAATTCCGGATTATTTCCAGAGTTGGAATCAACTTAAGCAATT AGAGATCCAAGCTAGTGGTTTAGATGGCCCCATTCCATCTAGCATTTCTGTCTTGAGTAATTTAACAGAACT AAGGATCAGTGACTTAAATGAAGGGGGTTCAGTGTTTCCTGACTTAAGTAATGTGACAAGCTTGAAAAGATT AATGCTGAGGAGCTGTAATTTATCTGGACGTATTCCTGATTATTTATCAACAATGACAGTACTGATTACCTT AGATCTCAGCTTCAACAAATTGGAAGGAACTATTCCTGATCTTGAAGATCTTACTAAGGAAAAATTGCAATACTT GTATTTTACAAGCAACTTGCTCAGTGGCTCTATTCGAAATTGGATTGAGAACAGCGATAACCGCCA CCAAATAGATGTTTCTTACAATAATTTTTCGAAGATCTCTGAGCCATCTACGTGTAGCGAACACCT GAATGTCTTCAAAAGCTCTGCTGTACCAAACAACAC ATTATCCGGAGCGTGCCTGGACAAATTTTCATGTACAGAAG TTAAGTACTCATTGCATAAAAACTGTGGTGGGAACGCAACCACCATTGGAGACATCAAATTCGAAGATGATACAGCTCTTCTAGGTGGAGCGTACTTTGTTCTGACGAAACCTGACTGGGGAGTCAGTAGCACTGGACTTTTTTGGGATACTGACCCCACCTCTAAAGACTACATTGCAAATAATGTATCAACACTTGGAATGGAAAACTCTCAGTTGTACACAAATGCACGCCTCACTCCTCTTTCTCTCACATATTATGCAAACTGCTTAGGAGATGGAAACTTTACTGTGAAACTTCACTTTGCGGAGATAATAATCCGAGGCAATAGATCTTTTCATAGTGTTGGAAGACGGATTTTTTATGTCTATATTCAG GAGAAACTTGTATGGAAGGATTTTGACATCGTAAAGGAAGCACCAGGGGTTGATAAGGTAGTCATTAAGGTAACACCTGCAGTTCAAGTTACAAACAAAACTCTAGAGATTCGGTTTCATTGGTCTGGGAAAGGCACAACAGCAACCCCTAGACGAGGAGTCTACGGTCCCCTTATATCAGCCATTTCTATAGAGCCTG AGTTCAAGCCTCCTAAAACTCATGATAGCAAAAGAAAGATGTACATTGTGGTTGGAGTTTCAGTAGGAGCTGCGGTTTTgtgcctcttcttcttcatttttggcATTCTTTGGTGGAAAGGCTGTCTGGTGGATAGCCAGACATCAAGGGAAGAAG CTCTGAGAGGACTAGATCTGCAGACTGGCTTTTTCACCTTGAGGCAAATTAAAGCTgccactaataactttgatCCTGTAAACAAAATTGGAGAAGGTGGTTTTGGTCCCGTATACAAG GGTACACTATTGGATGGTACTATAATTGCAGTTAAGCAACTATCTTCAAAATCGAAGCAGGGAAATCGTGAATTTGTGAATGAAATAGGCATGATCTCTTGTTTGCAGCATCCAAATCTGGTTAGAATGTATGGATGTTGTATTGAAGCAAACCAGTTATTGTTGGTGTATGAATACATGGAGAACAATAGCCTTGCTCGCGCTTTGTACG GTCCAGAGGATGATACTTTAAACTTGGACTGGCCTACAAGGCAGAAAATATGCCTAGGGATAGCGAAAGGTCTGGCTTATTTGCATGAGGAATCGGCAGTGAAGGTTGTACATAGAGACATCAAAACTACGAATGTGTTACTGGACCAAGACCTCAATGCTAAGATCTCGGACTTTGGTTTGGCCAAGCTTGACGAAGAGGAGAACACTCACATTAGCACCAGGATTGCTGGAACTAT AGGATACATGGcaccggaatatgctctatggGGTTGTTTGACCTATAAAGCAGATGTCTACAGTTTTGGAGTTGTTGCATTAGAAACTGTTGCAGGAAAGAACAACATGAAATATCGACCCAATGAGAACATTCAATGTCTTATGGATTGG GTTCTTGTTTTGCAACAAAGAGGGAACTTACTGGAGCTGGTGGATCCGAGGTTGGGGTCCGATTTCAATAAGAAAGAGGCGATTAGAATGATCAAAGTAGCTCTACTGTGCGCCAATCCAACAGCTGGACTTAGGCCTATCATGTCTGAAGTAGTGAGAGTGCTTGAAGGGCGGACTGCAGTGGATGAAGTGGTTCTGGATCCAAGTATCCATGGTGATGAAATGACGAGGTTAAGAGCCTTTGAAGAGCAGTTTGATCACAGTACTGCACAAGGGAGCTCCCCAAGTGGAAGTCACAGCCTCATTCGTTCATCAGATGCACCATGGACGGGTTCTTCTGCTACTACTACGTCTTCAGATCTCTATAAATGTAGTCTTTAG